A window from Rhizosphaericola mali encodes these proteins:
- the tsaD gene encoding tRNA (adenosine(37)-N6)-threonylcarbamoyltransferase complex transferase subunit TsaD, with protein MAIILGIESSCDDTSAAICIEGKVVSNVTASQKIHEQYGGVVPELASRAHIQNIVPVVDTALKKAEISAKDITAIAFTQAPGLIGSLLVGSQFAKSMAMSLQVPLIAVHHMQAHVLANVIPSGEEYLDKKPSFPFLCLTVSGGHTQIVVAHNPLHLEVLGETIDDAAGEAFDKTAKILGLPYPGGPLIDKYAKVGDPHKFKFAEPQIPDLNFSFSGLKTSVLYFLNKQKFENPHFIEENKEDLCASVQFTIIDILIKKLKKAVAQTGINQVCIAGGVSANSGLRETLTKVGAELGWETFCPPFQYCTDNGGMIAITGYYKYLSGEFADLNISPTARAKW; from the coding sequence TTGGCAATAATTTTAGGAATAGAATCTTCTTGTGATGATACAAGTGCTGCTATTTGTATCGAAGGAAAAGTGGTTTCCAATGTAACAGCATCACAAAAAATACACGAACAATACGGCGGAGTCGTACCCGAATTGGCTAGTCGCGCCCATATTCAAAATATCGTTCCAGTGGTAGATACCGCTTTGAAAAAAGCAGAGATCTCCGCAAAAGATATTACCGCAATTGCCTTTACGCAAGCGCCAGGTTTGATAGGCAGTTTATTGGTAGGTAGTCAATTTGCCAAATCGATGGCGATGAGTTTGCAAGTACCATTAATCGCCGTTCACCACATGCAAGCACACGTTTTGGCCAATGTTATTCCATCAGGGGAGGAGTATTTGGATAAAAAACCGTCTTTTCCATTTTTGTGTTTGACGGTAAGTGGTGGTCATACGCAGATAGTAGTCGCACATAATCCTTTGCATTTGGAAGTTTTGGGTGAAACGATTGATGACGCAGCTGGCGAAGCGTTTGATAAAACAGCCAAAATTTTAGGTTTGCCTTATCCAGGAGGTCCTTTGATTGATAAATATGCAAAAGTGGGTGATCCACATAAATTCAAATTTGCAGAACCGCAAATTCCCGATTTGAATTTTAGTTTTAGTGGATTGAAAACATCTGTTTTATATTTTTTAAACAAACAAAAATTCGAAAATCCTCATTTTATTGAGGAAAATAAAGAGGACTTGTGCGCATCTGTTCAATTTACCATTATTGATATTTTAATAAAAAAATTGAAAAAAGCAGTTGCGCAGACAGGAATCAATCAAGTGTGTATCGCTGGTGGTGTAAGCGCAAATAGTGGTCTGCGTGAGACTTTAACCAAAGTAGGAGCGGAGTTAGGTTGGGAGACTTTTTGTCCACCATTCCAATATTGTACGGATAATGGAGGGATGATTGCTATTACCGGCTATTACAAATATTTGAGTGGTGAATTTGCAGATTTAAATATTAGTCCTACCGCAAGAGCGAAATGGTAA
- a CDS encoding ABC transporter permease, giving the protein MRKKLAIIWNSFLMALQELKVNKLRTFLSLFGITIGIFCIIGVMALVDSLKQKIKSDIDALGTNTIFIDKWEYLNSSDYPWWKFVNRPAVKYSELKLLQERTTLASNICFMDNQTVNLHYKNFQYSNVSVNGVSEDFSVIQKLKIGYGRYLNRNEFERGSSVGVVGYEVASQLFGVAQAAVGKAINVEGKRINIIGVLEKQGKSIAQFFDYDNSVILGYYCYANIFNINNNNSSPVLIVMAKPGVSNTALVDELRGAMRQVRRLSPRQSDNFALNDINVLSNNTDSIFSAINWGGIFIAGLSLVVGVFGVANIMFVTVKERTGQIGLKKALGAKSGSILTEFLIESAFLCSLGGAIGLLLVFILSLILSAFLPFPIFIAGHIIVIAFTICIVFGILAGIIPAMQAARLNPVTAIRK; this is encoded by the coding sequence ATGCGAAAGAAGCTAGCAATTATCTGGAACAGTTTTTTAATGGCCTTACAAGAGTTGAAGGTCAATAAACTGCGTACATTTCTTTCGTTATTTGGTATCACGATTGGTATTTTTTGTATTATAGGAGTGATGGCGTTGGTGGATAGTTTGAAGCAAAAAATTAAATCAGATATCGATGCTCTTGGTACCAATACCATTTTTATTGATAAATGGGAATATCTTAATTCTTCCGATTATCCCTGGTGGAAATTTGTCAATCGTCCTGCAGTAAAATATTCTGAATTAAAATTACTTCAAGAGCGTACCACATTGGCGAGCAATATTTGCTTTATGGATAATCAAACCGTTAACCTGCACTATAAAAATTTTCAATATAGCAATGTTAGTGTAAATGGCGTATCTGAAGATTTTAGCGTGATCCAAAAACTCAAGATTGGATATGGTCGTTATCTGAATAGAAATGAATTCGAACGGGGGAGCTCTGTTGGTGTGGTTGGATATGAAGTGGCGAGTCAATTATTTGGCGTTGCGCAGGCGGCGGTTGGGAAGGCGATTAATGTAGAAGGCAAAAGAATTAATATTATTGGCGTTCTCGAAAAACAAGGGAAAAGTATCGCACAGTTTTTTGACTATGATAATTCTGTGATTTTGGGATACTATTGTTATGCGAATATTTTTAATATCAATAATAACAATTCCTCTCCGGTATTGATTGTAATGGCAAAACCTGGCGTTTCCAATACTGCTTTGGTTGATGAATTACGTGGAGCGATGCGGCAAGTACGTAGATTGAGTCCGAGACAGTCAGATAATTTTGCCTTAAATGATATCAATGTACTCAGTAATAATACGGATAGTATTTTTTCTGCGATCAATTGGGGAGGTATTTTTATTGCCGGATTGTCTTTGGTTGTAGGAGTTTTTGGGGTAGCAAATATCATGTTTGTAACAGTAAAAGAACGAACAGGTCAGATTGGTTTGAAAAAAGCATTAGGCGCTAAAAGTGGCTCTATTTTGACCGAATTTTTGATAGAAAGTGCTTTTCTTTGTTCGCTTGGTGGAGCGATTGGACTTTTGTTAGTATTTATACTTTCCTTAATTTTAAGTGCATTTTTGCCTTTTCCCATATTTATCGCCGGTCATATTATTGTGATTGCCTTTACCATTTGTATCGTATTTGGCATACTTGCGGGAATTATTCCTGCCATGCAGGCCGCACGTCTGAATCCAGTTACTGCTATACGCAAATAA
- a CDS encoding site-specific integrase — translation MKLNQQTIGISFFVRKSKVKNAQWPIFARITVNKERKDFSIKEWVSVKSWDEKHSRAKNTLPELRQLNTYLESIRSKIMQSYRQLQLDGKIITAETLKRSYFGLDENAKTLLELMDYHNSQMVGKLAEGTLKNYRSTSRYIQKFLIEFKKRTDIFLNELDYRFLLEFEQFVRNTPLKDFDPCHNNGLMKHIERLRKITNLGVRLGWLSKNPFENYRISFQKYDRQFLDKIELDKIEQCPLNDSTLVIAKDLFIFSCYTGLAPVDLSKLTKDNIINGEGPELWIHTEREKTGTIVNVPLLPKAIEIMQKYTNHPIAIHRNRLFPPLSNQQLNRSLKIIGEICSINKYLTFYISRHTFATTITLNNGVPMETVSKMLGHTKYATTQIYARILNKKIGEDMASLRIRLAENKNN, via the coding sequence ATGAAGTTAAATCAACAAACTATCGGAATCAGTTTTTTTGTAAGAAAAAGCAAAGTCAAAAACGCGCAATGGCCCATCTTTGCACGTATCACAGTCAACAAAGAACGTAAAGACTTTTCTATTAAAGAGTGGGTAAGTGTCAAAAGCTGGGATGAAAAACATAGTCGTGCAAAAAATACCCTCCCGGAATTAAGACAACTAAATACATACCTTGAATCCATACGAAGTAAAATCATGCAATCATACCGCCAATTGCAGTTGGATGGAAAAATCATCACAGCTGAAACGCTAAAACGATCTTACTTTGGGTTAGACGAAAATGCCAAAACCTTATTAGAGTTAATGGATTATCATAATTCTCAAATGGTTGGGAAACTTGCAGAAGGAACGCTTAAAAACTATAGATCTACATCCAGATATATCCAGAAATTTTTAATTGAATTCAAGAAACGTACAGATATCTTTTTGAATGAATTAGATTATCGTTTCCTATTAGAATTTGAACAATTTGTACGCAATACGCCACTTAAAGATTTTGATCCTTGCCATAACAATGGTTTAATGAAGCATATAGAAAGATTGCGAAAGATTACTAATTTGGGAGTTCGTTTAGGATGGTTAAGTAAAAATCCTTTTGAGAACTATAGAATTTCATTCCAGAAGTATGATCGTCAATTTTTAGATAAAATTGAACTAGACAAAATTGAACAATGTCCACTTAATGATTCTACATTAGTCATTGCTAAAGATTTATTTATCTTTAGTTGTTACACAGGATTAGCCCCCGTAGATTTATCGAAATTAACAAAAGATAATATCATTAATGGTGAAGGTCCAGAACTATGGATACATACAGAGAGAGAAAAGACCGGAACTATTGTAAATGTACCTTTACTACCGAAGGCAATAGAGATTATGCAAAAATATACTAATCATCCAATCGCCATTCATCGAAATAGACTATTTCCACCTCTTTCAAACCAACAACTCAATAGATCTCTTAAAATTATTGGTGAAATTTGTTCGATAAATAAATACCTTACTTTTTATATTTCCAGACACACTTTTGCTACTACAATTACGCTAAATAATGGCGTTCCCATGGAAACGGTCAGTAAAATGCTGGGACATACCAAATATGCAACCACCCAGATCTACGCAAGAATTTTAAACAAAAAAATTGGAGAAGATATGGCTTCTTTAAGAATCCGTTTGGCAGAAAATAAGAATAACTAA
- a CDS encoding helix-turn-helix domain-containing protein: MNNTNHPKTEFNIDENTLVMMEAIRRILSEFQQKLLIEIRIALQEKKYPIEREWIKSNEIKKILGISHGTLQTLRNNGSIPFTKIGGVIFYSREELNKIFKQKEFQTSK, from the coding sequence ATGAATAATACAAATCATCCCAAGACAGAATTCAATATTGATGAAAATACATTAGTAATGATGGAAGCAATTAGGAGAATATTATCCGAGTTCCAACAAAAATTATTAATTGAAATTAGAATAGCTCTACAAGAAAAAAAATATCCAATTGAAAGAGAATGGATTAAAAGTAATGAGATAAAAAAAATACTGGGCATTAGTCATGGGACGCTTCAAACATTAAGAAATAATGGCTCTATTCCTTTTACCAAAATAGGTGGCGTAATTTTTTATTCTCGAGAAGAATTGAATAAAATTTTTAAACAAAAGGAATTTCAAACTTCTAAATAA
- a CDS encoding site-specific integrase: MAQEQLIPLYYLSRKKERKDGKCPIWVRIRINGERKDFSTGLFVFPDHWNNELKLVTGGAKSLSVPANNALSQMTREISNLYILLCIQEKYVTAEMVVKAYKPEPKLKAEKDLKEELKDFELEQHIIDLTKRSAIHFKKCKKAEIYVSELSREYHFSVLDKEQNTIRQEIEKIEERSNKYFNSVQKDTITIQDVINEFLLQFLRKVMAGTRKFSTYLKWLDTKQKLLNFTAYHLKRSSITLTEIKLKFGEKLYDYLTVVAACGNNNTMKHIKNFKQVLDRAVTSEWINVNPLKSYKCTYKEPEPEAVFMDDIQKLINADNLNSSEEMAKDAFLVETFTGYAYAELAALKMTNLIIGIDGKQWLSIERGKTQRNETVPVMKIVSDIICKYEIHPKRMNYSFLFPVFSVQYYNRLLKGIANKVGINHDLHSHVGRHTFATTILLDNDVPLATVSKMLGHHSVRITERYAKVSKKNIGKHVERVENLLFKFQFLN, encoded by the coding sequence ATGGCCCAAGAACAATTGATACCACTTTATTATCTGTCCCGTAAAAAAGAAAGAAAGGACGGTAAATGCCCTATTTGGGTACGAATAAGAATCAATGGAGAAAGAAAAGATTTTTCCACAGGACTTTTTGTGTTTCCGGATCACTGGAACAATGAATTGAAACTGGTCACGGGAGGAGCCAAAAGCCTTTCCGTTCCGGCAAACAATGCCTTGTCACAGATGACCCGGGAAATTAGCAATCTATACATCCTACTTTGTATTCAGGAAAAATATGTCACAGCCGAAATGGTTGTAAAAGCCTACAAACCGGAGCCAAAACTCAAGGCCGAAAAAGATTTGAAGGAAGAATTAAAGGATTTCGAACTCGAACAACACATAATTGATTTAACGAAAAGAAGTGCTATCCATTTCAAAAAATGTAAAAAAGCCGAAATCTATGTTTCCGAATTATCAAGGGAGTACCATTTTTCTGTATTGGACAAAGAACAAAACACTATCAGACAAGAAATTGAAAAAATAGAGGAACGCTCAAACAAGTATTTCAATTCTGTTCAAAAAGATACCATAACAATACAGGATGTTATAAACGAGTTTTTATTGCAATTTTTACGAAAAGTTATGGCAGGTACGCGCAAATTTTCTACTTATCTAAAATGGTTGGATACCAAACAAAAACTATTAAATTTCACTGCCTATCATTTGAAACGTAGTAGTATTACCCTCACTGAAATCAAACTCAAGTTTGGTGAAAAATTGTATGATTATCTTACTGTAGTGGCAGCATGTGGCAACAACAACACTATGAAGCACATCAAGAATTTTAAACAAGTACTTGACCGAGCAGTTACTAGTGAATGGATCAATGTCAATCCATTGAAATCTTATAAATGTACATATAAAGAACCCGAACCGGAGGCCGTATTTATGGACGACATACAAAAACTCATAAATGCTGACAACCTGAATAGTAGCGAAGAAATGGCAAAAGACGCTTTTCTTGTAGAAACCTTTACTGGCTATGCCTATGCAGAATTGGCTGCACTAAAAATGACAAACTTAATTATTGGAATAGATGGAAAACAATGGCTGTCCATTGAAAGAGGAAAAACGCAACGCAATGAAACTGTGCCTGTAATGAAAATTGTTTCAGATATAATTTGCAAATATGAAATCCATCCAAAACGTATGAACTATAGTTTTTTATTTCCAGTCTTTAGTGTCCAATACTATAACCGGCTTTTGAAAGGTATTGCTAATAAGGTCGGAATTAATCATGACTTGCATAGTCATGTGGGGCGTCATACATTTGCGACCACAATCTTATTGGATAATGATGTACCATTAGCAACTGTCAGTAAAATGCTTGGTCACCATTCCGTCCGAATAACAGAACGCTATGCTAAAGTAAGTAAGAAGAATATAGGTAAACATGTAGAGCGGGTAGAAAATTTGCTTTTTAAATTTCAATTTCTTAATTGA
- a CDS encoding DUF3320 domain-containing protein has protein sequence MNEEILTPEIVVGYYPFINYTFCLNKYNFLQEIEVHNLPENTENIKVEVSSSLDIIKEYQVFIDKPIDGKIIVSKFDFQFNLSLLRNLTEKDVDNINIKISTGNIELQTKQIALDVLPMDYFGGLQVLPQLLCSYVIPNHPTIYEIKTKAIEILENNNLSPSFEGYQRKDKERVVQMVSAIYKAIQNQEFIYSAMPPSFESHGQRIRLVDQVWQTKFGNCIDLSLLFAACLEAISLHPIIIITKGHAFVGVWIEDKRFDTMVNFDQAAISKRIASGTKEIALIESTNLCKGNNIPFSKAVANAEVELMNLDDFILSIDVKSCRSNGIFPLPTVKSEDVLSKESNQLESDSNFTLDEEFEFGNVYDSLELTDLSNLTKQKIWERKLLDLSLRNNLLNIRFTKSMLQIVDLKINLLEDTLADGKTYTIHPNDNQPITRKYGNYIAPLHSSLPLFKLADEEFKYNRLLTTYHSDDLETILTNLYRSSKLAEEENGKSTLYLGLGLLKWFDSKAKTIPRFAPILLVPVELSRKSANTKYTLRSREEETMINITLVEYLKQEYKLNLNALENLPMDESGVDVGKVLAIIRNAIMNLEGWDVMEQIVLGIFSFNKLILWQDISKYSEEIQKSSIVKSLIEGKLSASLESVESDDAALENLPAALLTLPISADNSQLNAVKNANLNKTFILHGPPGTGKSQTITNIIADALANGKKVLFVAAKKAALDVVHHRLESIGLSPFTLELHSNKSKKSDVLQQFERTLDVPKYQLNRDFVLEGGRLDERKKELNKFVTQLHHKNNIGWSIFDSLSFIEINEITFKNELKLSIDIDQLDEQQWNEWLDWLKPFSAVAAKIGQPSQHPLKSVKLTAHRYESKSNLSTSIEEYIHCSQKASAVFQQYLLAEKDITLFVPVISFIKANKIRPILFDFIFDKEKNRTLKFWLSENEKHAEIESHILSNFNKSILKFDSENWNFQWNQSKHAWFFPKWLKQRKIKAQLQGFAKIKLSSEQDIDQIFTQLETYKAVLNNLSDTKYQQFGSLYNAYFSSEKLNIDAIEKDLENIVKLQELLQLSNVADSESWIKHNFITENIDKNIDAPLSLSQKLEEARNHLSTFLYSIGDKDELEVINASLPKLEDWINYNIFKFKADKLNLHWFIEKLEQGIFDTGNIEIEFYKILHLNNFIQGINAKEILNRFDASVYESMIHQYKDLHKEFIEISKNKLIVQLSSNIPNFNQEAVQSSEIGILQKAIRSKGRGLSIRKLFDQIPTLIPRLKPCMLMSPISVAQYFNVNQDHFDLVIFDEASQLPTSESISALARAKQAIIVGDPKQMPPTSFFASSKTDEDNYELEDLESILDDCLALSIPSNYLLRHYRSKHESLISFSNKHFYDSKLLTFPSPDDLNQKVTFEFVKGFYDKGKTRTNIHEAEAIVNYIKTHLTTKNEKSLGVVTFSQIQQNLIEDLLQKMFQENPLLDEYAMQLVESIFIKNLENVQGDERDIILFSIGYGPDESGKVSMNFGPLNRDGGWRRLNVAVTRARYEMKIFSSLIGDQIDLNRTKSEGVKGLKDFLNFAQKGNLPLKNLENTISNSSLVDSIADSLQHKGLHIKKNIGTSNYKVDIGIIHPNNEKEYVLGILLDGENYYHIHTTNDRELLAPGVLKSLGWDIFRIWSLDWIKNKEQIVANILCLIEEIINRPKVENDTVLDNKIEHENTSITDQPLLEITDEVANCSKIPYTCAQLEPLPFANSETIYYPENRVYLLNQIKELVNIEAPISKNYLQKKILKLWNTARAGNKLSNFLTEIVYSIPGIQKINSHQEFYWSGEITPSSLDHYRDNSEEKRTIDDIAPEEIKVAIMEIMNANLSLNRSDLVRLTARIFDYLKVGTQIDLIINLTINRIVSDGLLKSSNDKILVC, from the coding sequence ATGAATGAAGAAATACTGACTCCCGAAATTGTAGTAGGATATTATCCTTTCATCAACTATACATTTTGTTTAAATAAATACAATTTTCTTCAAGAAATAGAAGTACATAATCTGCCAGAAAATACGGAAAATATTAAGGTAGAAGTTTCATCTAGTTTAGACATTATAAAAGAATATCAGGTATTTATAGATAAACCCATTGATGGAAAAATTATAGTTTCAAAGTTTGATTTTCAATTTAATCTTTCTTTATTAAGAAATCTTACAGAAAAGGATGTTGATAATATCAATATTAAAATATCTACTGGAAATATAGAGTTACAGACTAAACAAATAGCTTTAGATGTGTTACCAATGGATTATTTTGGTGGTTTGCAGGTGCTTCCTCAATTGTTATGTTCTTATGTAATCCCAAATCATCCAACTATCTATGAGATCAAGACAAAAGCGATAGAAATATTGGAAAATAATAATCTATCGCCCTCTTTTGAAGGGTATCAAAGAAAAGACAAGGAAAGAGTTGTACAGATGGTTTCTGCAATTTATAAAGCCATTCAAAATCAAGAGTTCATATATAGTGCGATGCCTCCGAGTTTTGAAAGTCATGGACAACGTATTCGCCTAGTGGATCAAGTCTGGCAAACAAAATTTGGCAATTGTATAGACCTATCACTATTGTTCGCTGCCTGTTTAGAAGCGATTAGCCTTCATCCAATAATCATAATTACCAAAGGGCATGCATTTGTTGGCGTTTGGATAGAAGACAAGCGATTTGATACAATGGTTAATTTTGACCAAGCTGCTATTTCTAAAAGGATAGCATCTGGTACCAAAGAAATTGCATTAATAGAATCTACCAATCTATGTAAGGGCAATAATATTCCATTTAGCAAAGCTGTTGCCAATGCAGAAGTGGAATTAATGAATCTCGACGATTTTATTTTATCTATAGATGTAAAGAGCTGTAGATCTAATGGAATATTCCCTTTGCCTACAGTAAAATCAGAAGATGTTCTAAGTAAAGAATCAAACCAACTAGAGTCCGATTCAAATTTTACCTTGGATGAAGAATTTGAATTTGGAAATGTTTATGATAGTTTAGAATTAACAGATTTAAGCAATTTAACCAAGCAAAAGATATGGGAGCGTAAACTTTTGGATTTGTCACTAAGAAATAATTTGCTCAATATTCGCTTCACAAAAAGTATGTTACAAATAGTTGATCTCAAGATCAATTTACTAGAAGATACTTTAGCAGATGGTAAAACATACACCATTCATCCAAACGATAATCAACCTATTACTCGAAAATATGGCAACTATATAGCACCATTGCACTCTTCTTTGCCATTATTTAAACTTGCAGATGAGGAGTTTAAATACAATAGATTACTAACTACTTACCACAGTGATGATCTAGAAACGATTCTCACCAATCTTTACAGATCGTCCAAACTAGCAGAAGAAGAAAACGGCAAAAGCACTTTGTATTTAGGGCTCGGTCTGTTGAAATGGTTTGATTCGAAGGCCAAAACGATCCCAAGATTTGCACCAATATTATTGGTTCCTGTAGAACTTTCTAGAAAATCGGCCAATACTAAATATACGCTGCGTAGCCGGGAAGAGGAGACTATGATTAATATTACATTGGTAGAGTATCTGAAACAAGAATATAAGTTAAATCTTAATGCCTTGGAAAATTTACCCATGGACGAGTCTGGCGTAGATGTAGGAAAGGTCTTGGCAATTATAAGAAATGCCATTATGAATCTCGAAGGTTGGGACGTAATGGAGCAAATTGTATTAGGAATCTTTTCATTTAATAAATTAATACTTTGGCAAGATATTTCTAAATATTCTGAAGAAATACAAAAAAGTTCCATTGTTAAAAGCTTGATAGAAGGCAAGTTGTCCGCCTCATTAGAAAGCGTAGAAAGTGATGATGCAGCATTAGAAAATCTACCTGCAGCACTGCTTACATTACCCATTTCGGCTGATAATTCTCAGCTTAATGCTGTAAAGAATGCTAATCTCAATAAAACATTTATCCTTCACGGCCCTCCAGGAACAGGTAAGTCCCAAACTATTACCAATATTATAGCGGACGCCTTAGCTAATGGAAAAAAAGTGTTATTTGTTGCGGCTAAGAAAGCGGCGTTGGATGTAGTACACCATCGATTAGAAAGTATTGGGTTAAGTCCTTTCACATTAGAGTTACACTCCAATAAATCTAAGAAATCTGATGTCCTTCAACAATTTGAAAGAACATTAGACGTACCCAAATATCAATTGAATAGAGATTTTGTATTGGAAGGCGGTCGATTAGATGAAAGAAAAAAAGAACTGAATAAATTCGTTACGCAATTACATCACAAAAATAATATTGGTTGGAGCATATTTGATAGTCTTTCATTTATTGAGATAAATGAGATTACATTTAAAAATGAATTGAAATTATCGATTGATATTGATCAACTTGATGAGCAACAATGGAATGAATGGCTTGATTGGTTGAAGCCTTTTAGTGCAGTTGCAGCGAAGATTGGACAGCCGTCTCAACATCCACTAAAATCAGTAAAACTTACGGCGCATCGATATGAAAGTAAATCAAATTTATCAACCTCAATAGAAGAGTATATTCATTGTTCCCAGAAAGCGAGTGCTGTATTTCAACAATATCTGTTAGCCGAAAAAGATATTACATTGTTCGTTCCTGTGATATCATTCATAAAAGCTAATAAAATTAGACCTATTCTTTTTGATTTTATTTTCGATAAGGAGAAGAACCGCACGCTAAAGTTTTGGTTGTCAGAAAATGAAAAGCACGCAGAAATTGAATCTCATATTTTGAGTAATTTCAATAAAAGTATTTTAAAATTTGATTCGGAAAATTGGAATTTTCAGTGGAATCAATCCAAGCACGCTTGGTTTTTTCCAAAATGGTTAAAACAAAGAAAAATTAAAGCACAGTTACAAGGTTTTGCAAAAATTAAATTGTCTTCTGAACAAGATATAGATCAAATTTTTACTCAACTAGAAACGTATAAAGCGGTACTTAATAATCTCTCAGACACTAAATATCAACAATTTGGATCGCTATATAATGCATATTTTTCTTCAGAAAAATTAAATATTGATGCTATTGAAAAGGATTTGGAGAATATAGTAAAACTTCAAGAATTGCTACAGTTGTCTAACGTTGCAGATTCAGAAAGTTGGATAAAACATAACTTTATTACCGAAAATATTGACAAAAATATTGATGCGCCGCTTTCTCTTAGTCAGAAATTAGAAGAAGCTCGTAATCACCTTTCTACCTTTTTATATTCTATTGGTGATAAAGATGAATTAGAAGTTATAAATGCTAGTCTGCCTAAATTGGAAGATTGGATCAACTATAATATTTTCAAGTTTAAAGCCGATAAATTAAATCTCCATTGGTTTATTGAAAAATTAGAACAAGGCATTTTTGATACGGGAAATATTGAAATCGAATTTTATAAAATACTTCATCTCAACAATTTCATTCAAGGCATTAACGCAAAAGAAATATTGAACCGTTTTGATGCTTCCGTTTATGAGTCGATGATACATCAATACAAAGATTTGCACAAAGAATTTATTGAAATTTCCAAAAATAAATTGATAGTACAATTAAGTTCCAATATTCCCAATTTCAACCAAGAAGCCGTGCAAAGCTCTGAAATAGGAATCTTGCAAAAAGCCATTAGAAGTAAAGGTCGAGGATTATCGATCCGCAAATTATTTGATCAAATACCTACTTTAATTCCAAGGCTGAAGCCTTGTATGTTGATGAGTCCTATCTCTGTAGCTCAATATTTCAATGTCAATCAAGATCATTTTGATTTAGTGATATTTGATGAAGCCTCACAGCTACCTACCTCCGAATCCATCAGTGCATTGGCAAGAGCCAAACAAGCGATCATTGTAGGAGATCCAAAACAAATGCCGCCCACTAGTTTTTTTGCTAGTTCCAAAACAGATGAGGATAATTATGAATTAGAAGATTTGGAAAGTATTTTAGATGACTGTCTGGCGTTATCGATTCCGTCCAATTATTTGTTGAGACACTATCGTAGTAAGCATGAAAGTTTGATTTCTTTCAGTAACAAGCATTTCTATGATAGTAAATTATTGACATTTCCGTCTCCTGATGATTTGAATCAAAAAGTAACATTTGAATTTGTAAAAGGCTTTTATGATAAAGGTAAAACAAGAACAAATATTCATGAAGCAGAGGCTATAGTAAATTATATTAAAACTCATTTAACTACAAAAAATGAAAAATCTTTAGGTGTTGTTACTTTTAGTCAAATACAACAAAATTTAATAGAAGATCTTTTACAAAAAATGTTTCAAGAAAATCCATTATTGGATGAATATGCGATGCAGTTAGTAGAATCTATTTTTATTAAAAACCTAGAAAATGTACAAGGCGATGAGCGAGATATAATTTTATTCTCCATAGGATATGGGCCAGACGAGTCTGGAAAAGTTTCTATGAATTTTGGTCCATTAAACAGAGACGGTGGTTGGCGTAGGTTGAATGTTGCAGTAACGAGAGCGCGGTATGAAATGAAAATATTTTCTTCACTTATTGGCGATCAAATAGACTTGAACAGAACCAAGTCTGAAGGTGTAAAGGGATTAAAAGACTTTTTGAATTTTGCACAAAAAGGTAATCTACCATTAAAAAACTTAGAAAATACTATAAGTAATTCTTCATTAGTTGATTCAATCGCGGATAGTTTACAGCATAAAGGTTTGCATATCAAAAAAAATATTGGAACTTCCAACTATAAAGTTGATATAGGAATCATACACCCTAACAATGAGAAAGAATATGTATTGGGTATTTTATTAGATGGAGAAAATTACTATCATATTCATACGACTAATGACCGAGAACTATTGGCGCCTGGCGTTCTTAAATCTTTAGGTTGGGACATATTTAGAATTTGGTCTCTTGATTGGATTAAAAATAAGGAACAAATAGTCGCAAATATTTTGTGTTTAATAGAGGAAATTATTAATCGTCCTAAAGTGGAAAATGATACTGTTTTAGATAATAAAATTGAGCATGAAAATACATCTATAACAGATCAACCATTATTAGAAATTACGGACGAAGTTGCAAACTGTTCTAAGATTCCATACACTTGTGCTCAACTAGAGCCATTACCATTTGCCAATTCCGAAACGATATATTATCCAGAAAATCGAGTGTACCTTTTGAATCAGATTAAAGAATTGGTAAATATTGAAGCTCCAATTAGTAAAAATTATTTGCAAAAGAAAATATTAAAACTATGGAATACTGCTCGTGCAGGGAATAAGCTCAGTAATTTTTTGACAGAAATAGTATACTCAATACCAGGAATACAAAAAATAAATTCACATCAAGAGTTTTATTGGAGTGGGGAAATAACGCCTTCAAGCTTGGACCATTATAGAGATAATTCTGAAGAAAAACGCACAATAGATGATATTGCACCAGAAGAAATAAAAGTTGCCATTATGGAAATTATGAATGCTAATCTAAGTTTGAATAGAAGTGACTTAGTTAGATTAACAGCTCGTATTTTTGACTATCTTAAAGTAGGTACGCAAATAGATCTAATCATAAATTTAACTATTAATAGAATTGTTTCTGATGGTTTATTAAAATCATCCAACGATAAGATTTTAGTTTGTTGA